The Dendropsophus ebraccatus isolate aDenEbr1 chromosome 3, aDenEbr1.pat, whole genome shotgun sequence genome includes a region encoding these proteins:
- the LOC138786398 gene encoding uncharacterized protein: protein MSFQVRRNSETPELLLTELEIHGEWAKAHTSQPDVPVSHPARPPSIPSSQTSQYPIQPDLPESHPARPPRIPSSQTSQYPIQPDLPESHPARPPSIPSSQTSQYPIQPDLPVSHPATPPRIPSSQTSQYPIQPDVPVSHPARPPSIPSSQTSQYPIQPDLPVSHPARPPRIPSSQTSQYPIQPDLPVSHPARPPSIPSSHTSQNPIQPDLPVSHPARRSCIPSSQTSQYPIQPDLPVSHPARPPSIPSSQTSQYPIQPDLPVSHPARPPSIPSSQTSQYPIQPGVTVPQTDLPVSNSADCPGIPPRFPRMPARRMSQYPSLTSQYPSQMSQYPSQTP from the coding sequence ATGTCATTCCAGGTCAGAAGAAATAGCGAGACTCCAGAACTGCTCCTAACAGAGCTGGAGATTCATGGGGAATGGGCCAAGGCACATACAAGCCAGCCAGACGTCCCTGTATCCCATCCAGCCAGACCTCCCAGTATCCCATCCAGCCAGACCTCCCAGTATCCCATCCAGCCAGACCTCCCAGAATCCCATCCAGCCAGACCTCCCAGAATCCCATCCAGCCAGACCTCCCAGTATCCCATCCAGCCAGACCTCCCAGAATCCCATCCAGCCAGACCTCCCAGTATCCCATCCAGCCAGACCTCCCAGTATCCCATCCAGCCAGACCTCCCAGTATCCCATCCAGCCACACCTCCCAGAATCCCATCCAGCCAGACCTCCCAGTATCCCATCCAGCCAGACGTTCCTGTATCCCATCCAGCCAGACCTCCCAGTATCCCATCCAGCCAGACCTCCCAGTATCCCATCCAGCCAGACCTCCCAGTATCCCATCCAGCCAGACCTCCCAGAATCCCATCCAGCCAGACCTCCCAGTATCCCATCCAGCCAGACCTCCCAGTATCCCATCCAGCCAGACCTCCCAGTATCCCATCCAGCCACACCTCCCAGAATCCCATCCAGCCAGACCTCCCAGTATCCCATCCAGCCAGACGTTCCTGTATCCCATCCAGCCAGACCTCCCAGTATCCCATCCAGCCAGACCTCCCAGTATCCCATCCAGCCAGACCTCCCAGTATCCCATCCAGCCAGACCTCCCAGTATCCCATCCAGCCAGACCTCCCAGTATCCCATCCAGCCAGACCTCCCAGTATCCCATCCAGCCAGACCTCCCAGTATCCCATCCAGCCGGGTGTGACAGTACCCCAGACAGACCTCCCAGTATCCAATTCAGCTGACTGTCCCGGTATCCCACCCAGATTTCCCAGGATGCCAGCCAGACGGATGTCCCAGTATCCCAGCCTGACATCCCAGTATCCCAGTCAGATGTCCCAGTATCCCAGCCAGACGCCCTAG